The Danaus plexippus chromosome 17, MEX_DaPlex, whole genome shotgun sequence genome contains the following window.
AATCCTCGAAAGAGGATTGAAAGTAGGTTCCAcagtcaatatttttatttttcatatgtttATGCATGAATTATGTTCAAGAAACATTTCAATGGTGTATTCTTTGTAAGTTCATGCAAGAACAATATTTCCAATTGCAACTTCTGTGCACTATTATCTTACTGCTCAGATTACTCAGAGAAATTACAGcaacaatttatatacaagtgATTTAGTTTGcaaacatatgtattattagggtcttgtttttattgaaaaccaGACATCTTATAGGTACTGTAAGATATATTCACAATCAAGTAGCATGGCATGtagaaaaaaacatcaaaaattttaagtcttttttgtaatataattcttgAACCTAGCAACACTATATAAAAACGGCTCGTTACTCAcatgttttcttatttactattgtaataaatttaaaatacattttttatcatcaaattGAGATGATTCAGATGCAGGTTTTTACCTTAACTTATTGAAATTACTGTTGAACTTATgtcaaattattcaattttgtCAGACGAATGATATTTTAGTTACTATGATTTATATTGTGTACTTTAATTACAGGTCAGAGAATACGAGTTGAGACGTGACAACTTCTCAGCCACTGGCAACTTTGGTTTTGGTATCCAAGAACACATTGATCTTGGTATCAAATATGATCCATCCATTGGTATCTATGGTTTGGACTTCTACGTCGTCCTCGGAAGACCAGGTAAATAAACTTGTACAACATTGTTATGTACCTGTGtggttgtatttaattattatcaaaatgttataaatatgtgtcTGCACATGTGTTCAAGTGAGTGGATATTTGTCCACTCTCTGTAAAGTATGTGCCATATCAAACTTCCCTCACAACGGGGATCAGTTAAGTGTTGATTCTTAGTGGGGTGTAGGTACACAACCTGtgcatatatatttgcatttGTTATgtacactttatataaatcttgtaCTATGATTTtagattacaaataaaattgtaattgtttACAGGATTCAATGTAGCACACAGAAGACGTAAGACTGGCAAGGTTGGTTTCCCTCACCGTTTGACAAAGGAGGATGCCATGAAGTGGTTCCAACAGAAATATGATGGTATCATCCTAAAcagcaaaaagtaaaataagtaataaaagtttataaatacatacatggtaatttaatttaacctacattaaaaaccttttaagtttagagagatataaaaatacttatgttACCAACACAACATCTgcataaataagttataatctCAAATTATCGACAAATTTTCTTGGTAGGTATTGACAGTTAAAGCCAATTTAATTTGCTTGAACAGAATGTACACATTTCactacaatattaaatatccttCATACAgcattgttaaaaaaactatattatttggtttgaAAAAAGATGATTAGTCAAAGGTGTTTTTTTAAGTGGTATTGTATGAATCGCTGAATAGTATATCGAGTCTGGGCGTCGCTTAGGCGTTACATCCGTTACAACTAGTGTTCAAGACACAGTTTCAgtctttgttttgttaatgttcagcgttacttccagtTGTGTAATACCAGAAGCCAgtaattatagttttcaaatacatagtcataaaaataattataaggattatagtatattacaaTTAGTGCGGCACAGATGGCAGCACTTGTAACAATAGATTACACCAACTACGTTAGTTGCGCGTGGTCCCATACAGTGCCTGCTAGATTAGAAGCTTATAACAAATTGTATCCATTGTCTTGAAAATGTTTCTTAACAGACTGGTATTATGAAGAATCGCATTACGAACACGCAGCTGCTAGAAGAGCGATGTAGGGAATTATGTTGTGCTCTCTCGCCAGTGACGCAGACGTACCGAATAAAATTACGGCGACCTTGTTCAGTATCTCCTAAGTTTCTttctaacctaacctaactaatcAAAACTAGGtagttaactttaaaaaagtcTGGCATAATTGTAGTCAAAGCTCAATCATGTTATTgtgcataatttaaattttaaagggtATTTCCATTATAATGATCTCGTTCTACTTGATTGATACAGCTAAAACTAACACAAGGAgagttttcaaataacaaaaactgcATTAAAATCGGCCCATCCGCTTAAGAACTACGATACCACGGGCAGATATCGCCTTGGAATTTATGACTCCTGTTTACGCTTGGGGGGAGTTGAAAGCgaaatatatcacaaaaattTCAGGTTTAAACTTGATCATTGGTAGTAGTAACGAAATgatactaatttttttatcctttatattttcggataataactaaataatttcaattattttttatatcatcatcagcctataggagcccacagCTGAGCAAAGTCCTCTTCttacatggagaaggttaaaGCATTAATCAcaacgcttgctcaagacggcttggcgatttcaatcttataatttgaaattataagaccaggtttcctcaggATGCTTttcttcaccgtctgtcagtgctGTCagaaatactcttagaaagtacatatgactcggaaaagatcacactgatacttgccaggttttgaacccgcgccctcacatGTGAGAgacgggccttttaacctccaggccaccacgacttattattttttatagagtttataaattataactagaattaaaggaaaaagtgaaaaaaaaatacaatgttatttttgttttatttttttcaatccgTATTATGTCAGCTGTAATTTAACAGTCTACGACAATTTCTTCCTTGACGACGTTAGCGTCTCCCGCCGGCGTCAGTGTGTTATCAATGAGAGGTGCTGGACTCTTATAATACCGGTTACTCGCGTGGTGCTCCTTCAAATATTCCCCACCCATTTCATAATACTCTTCCTTTGATATACACCAGTCTTCGAAATCGTTGCTACCAGCGAAGTCCCTTGCGCCATACCAGGCGTCGAGATTTGGATTTTTCGCCATTACCACTTTGTGACTTGATTGGAATGGTCGCATTTCTAAGAGTTCTCTCTCCAGTCTTTCCTTTAAacctgtaaaataaaaataattgtattaagcCTAATAATAGATGactagatataataaataaatatgtaataaccTGGAAATTGTGAACATCCCCCGGTGAGGAACACGTTGTTAGCTAATAGCAGCTGGTCTTCTTCACTGAAATGTTTGAATACATACTCCATTGTTTCAGCCAATCCAGCCTCTAAGTTTCCCATCATTGACGGTTGGAACATCAATT
Protein-coding sequences here:
- the LOC133319334 gene encoding large ribosomal subunit protein uL5, producing MARVPPPALKRDKKEKKPPKDNSKNVMRNLHIRKLCLNICVGESGDRLTRAAKVLEQLTGQQPVFSKARYTVRSFGIRRNEKIAVHCTVRGAKAEEILERGLKVREYELRRDNFSATGNFGFGIQEHIDLGIKYDPSIGIYGLDFYVVLGRPGFNVAHRRRKTGKVGFPHRLTKEDAMKWFQQKYDGIILNSKK